The Pediococcus inopinatus genome has a window encoding:
- a CDS encoding replication initiation protein — translation MSNELVKYDPELNTIPLRKFTPIEMNLFFSIVSRMRDQGNKTVRFSFDQLKELSNYKPTANKRFIDDIENTYQKILSLRFGRRSKSGLNREFFVMFTEFEIKGEAEEPYVDIQIYPKALKLLNNLESWVRYALTEFRNLKSSYAKTMFRLIKQFRTTGYSYFSKEDFFELLDIPKSYWNSPSNVDKKVIKPIREELTPLFRGLTIRKKYGKGRGKPVIGYSFTWKPERKDANDFSQGKFQDERQKLFNIQHNDELSDKEKWRAIDKVKCLPLGTTEKQVLAEKQAEHDQKIRDQARQEALAELRKGFGNHA, via the coding sequence ATGTCTAATGAGTTAGTTAAGTATGATCCTGAGTTGAATACTATTCCCTTGAGAAAATTTACCCCAATTGAGATGAATTTATTTTTTTCAATTGTTTCCCGCATGCGGGATCAAGGGAATAAAACTGTTCGTTTCTCTTTTGACCAGTTAAAAGAGCTTAGTAACTATAAACCAACCGCAAATAAACGTTTTATTGATGATATTGAAAATACATACCAAAAGATCCTCAGCCTTAGGTTTGGCCGTAGAAGTAAGAGTGGCTTAAATCGTGAATTTTTTGTTATGTTTACTGAATTTGAAATTAAAGGTGAAGCTGAAGAACCTTATGTTGATATTCAGATTTATCCCAAGGCATTGAAACTTCTAAATAATCTTGAAAGTTGGGTTCGTTATGCCCTAACAGAATTTAGAAATTTAAAAAGCAGTTACGCTAAAACAATGTTTCGTCTAATTAAGCAATTTCGAACTACTGGCTATTCTTATTTCTCTAAAGAAGATTTTTTTGAATTGCTTGATATACCTAAAAGTTATTGGAATAGTCCTTCAAATGTTGACAAAAAGGTTATTAAGCCAATTAGAGAAGAATTAACCCCGCTTTTTAGAGGGCTAACGATTAGAAAAAAATATGGTAAAGGCAGAGGAAAACCAGTTATCGGTTATTCTTTTACTTGGAAACCTGAAAGAAAGGACGCAAATGATTTTTCTCAAGGCAAATTTCAAGATGAGCGTCAAAAACTCTTTAACATTCAGCACAATGATGAATTATCAGATAAAGAAAAGTGGCGTGCAATTGACAAAGTTAAATGCTTGCCTTTAGGAACAACTGAAAAACAGGTACTGGCTGAAAAACAAGCTGAACATGATCAAAAAATCAGAGATCAAGCAAGACAAGAAGCACTTGCTGAACTCCGAAAGGGGTTTGGAAATCATGCCTAA
- a CDS encoding DUF536 domain-containing protein: MMPKTIRELADEFGVSKQAIRKKLDANFRVKYVQTVPRNGVQTLVVSNSGYLLLKQHFDGGNIQKLGEKKFTSSTGNMSINTIELLNQQLAIKDNQIKEKDEQLKSMQKLLDQSQQLQLIAERKIEESKAIITKQSPFNNTECNNNRVDPKLKKTWWRFW; encoded by the coding sequence ATCATGCCTAAAACTATTAGAGAACTTGCTGACGAATTTGGTGTATCAAAACAAGCCATTAGGAAAAAACTAGATGCAAACTTTAGAGTAAAATATGTGCAAACCGTTCCTAGGAACGGAGTACAAACCTTAGTTGTCAGTAACTCGGGGTATTTGCTGTTAAAACAACATTTTGATGGTGGTAACATCCAAAAACTTGGAGAGAAGAAATTTACTAGTAGCACTGGTAACATGAGTATAAATACAATAGAATTACTCAACCAGCAATTAGCAATTAAAGATAACCAAATTAAAGAAAAAGATGAACAATTAAAATCAATGCAAAAATTATTGGATCAATCACAACAATTGCAATTAATTGCTGAAAGAAAGATTGAAGAATCAAAAGCAATTATTACTAAGCAAAGTCCATTTAATAATACTGAGTGCAATAATAACCGAGTTGATCCAAAACTAAAAAAAACTTGGTGGCGTTTTTGGTAA
- a CDS encoding transposase has translation MPIRYSQDFKDSLVKLHQEGRSLKSLAEEFGPSKDSIAIWVKQATPIMIKGQSKTLKDVKQLEKRLAILEEENEILSRIA, from the coding sequence ATGCCAATTCGTTATTCACAAGATTTCAAAGATTCATTGGTTAAACTTCACCAAGAAGGCCGTTCACTTAAATCATTAGCAGAAGAATTTGGTCCGTCGAAAGATTCTATTGCTATTTGGGTTAAACAAGCTACCCCAATCATGATCAAGGGTCAGTCAAAGACGTTAAAAGACGTCAAGCAACTAGAGAAGCGCCTCGCTATTTTGGAGGAAGAAAACGAAATTTTATCACGCATAGCCTAA
- a CDS encoding ABC transporter ATP-binding protein, whose amino-acid sequence MNSLISLEKVNYQIADQHILHDVDWQIPAGAHITLTGPSGGGKSTLLRIIAAMISKTSGTLIFDGQPIESYDPIMYRRQVSYCFQQPTLFGETVADNLAFPYQIRKQVMDTQRVVTALNNVGLSERTLHQPIIELSGGERQRVALIRNILFLPKVLLLDEVTAGLDENNKQIVHAWLRQLNEQNHVTTIMITHDATEIAAADQLAKVVAGRLEVHA is encoded by the coding sequence ATGAATTCATTGATTAGTTTAGAAAAAGTTAATTATCAAATCGCTGATCAACATATTTTACATGATGTTGATTGGCAGATTCCAGCTGGGGCTCATATTACATTGACGGGACCATCCGGTGGTGGGAAAAGTACATTATTACGGATCATTGCGGCCATGATTTCTAAAACAAGTGGGACCTTGATTTTTGATGGGCAGCCGATTGAAAGTTATGACCCAATCATGTATCGGCGGCAAGTCTCATATTGTTTCCAACAACCGACGTTATTTGGTGAGACGGTGGCAGATAACTTAGCTTTCCCGTACCAAATTCGTAAGCAAGTCATGGATACGCAACGAGTGGTAACGGCGTTAAATAATGTTGGGCTGTCCGAACGAACCCTGCATCAGCCGATTATCGAGCTTTCCGGTGGTGAACGGCAGCGGGTCGCGCTGATTCGCAACATCTTATTCTTACCAAAAGTGTTGTTATTAGATGAGGTGACAGCTGGTTTGGATGAAAATAATAAGCAAATCGTGCACGCCTGGTTACGACAGTTAAATGAGCAGAATCACGTGACAACGATCATGATTACTCATGACGCGACAGAGATTGCTGCGGCAGATCAATTAGCGAAAGTGGTTGCTGGCAGATTGGAGGTACACGCATGA